Proteins from a genomic interval of Pseudodesulfovibrio nedwellii:
- the ftsY gene encoding signal recognition particle-docking protein FtsY: MGFFSKLKKAWSSPEDAAQQALDEYKKEKGIEIEEHTAPEPETPAQTVAEASTPTQETDAAPTPSEDWQAGLTLSLRQADPKLSQWLNIIVEGVDEKGQNLWDRLAFLFKALGAPDAEAKDFITKFDAWLNEMGYVVVAEFKSELQYRLTLALDLEDEEDERDRLFLKLSEGISKTREQITKRIDNLLSTHSSLNDEFWEEFEEILIMADVGMEAANQLMDNLKARARKAGTDNPDDFKNILRDELEDIFKVPPRIEAVNPPEVLMMVGVNGVGKTTTIAKLAHRAQMQGRKVLIAAGDTFRAAAIEQLEVWATRIGAGFFAKTEGSDPAAVAFEAMDKAISEGYDLLLLDTAGRLHTKTNLMEELTKIQRVVGKKHEGAPHRNVLVIDATTGQNALSQTKLFNEAVGVDEIILTKLDGTAKGGVVVAVTLQNKLPITYVGLGEKMEDLRPFNGKDFAKALLT, from the coding sequence ATGGGATTTTTCAGCAAACTGAAAAAAGCTTGGTCAAGCCCGGAAGATGCGGCGCAACAGGCTCTTGACGAATACAAAAAAGAAAAGGGCATAGAAATCGAGGAGCATACTGCTCCCGAACCAGAAACCCCTGCTCAAACTGTGGCCGAAGCTTCTACTCCCACGCAGGAAACCGATGCCGCCCCCACACCGAGCGAAGACTGGCAGGCAGGCCTGACGCTGTCTTTACGACAGGCAGACCCCAAACTCTCCCAATGGCTGAATATTATAGTTGAAGGCGTGGACGAGAAAGGCCAGAACCTTTGGGATCGTCTTGCTTTTCTGTTTAAAGCATTGGGTGCACCTGACGCCGAAGCCAAAGACTTCATCACCAAATTCGACGCATGGCTCAACGAAATGGGTTATGTTGTCGTTGCCGAATTCAAATCCGAATTACAATACAGACTGACTCTGGCCTTGGACCTGGAAGATGAGGAAGACGAACGCGATCGTCTGTTCCTCAAATTATCCGAAGGCATATCCAAAACCCGTGAGCAGATCACCAAACGTATCGACAATCTGCTCTCCACCCACTCCTCCCTGAACGACGAATTCTGGGAAGAATTTGAGGAAATCCTCATCATGGCAGATGTGGGCATGGAAGCGGCCAACCAGCTCATGGACAACCTCAAGGCTCGTGCCCGTAAAGCCGGGACCGACAACCCGGATGACTTCAAGAATATCTTGCGCGATGAGTTGGAAGACATTTTCAAGGTTCCGCCCCGTATCGAAGCCGTGAATCCCCCCGAAGTCCTCATGATGGTAGGTGTCAACGGTGTAGGCAAAACAACGACCATTGCAAAACTGGCCCACCGTGCTCAGATGCAGGGCCGCAAAGTGCTTATTGCCGCAGGTGACACTTTCCGGGCAGCCGCTATCGAACAGCTTGAAGTCTGGGCCACACGCATTGGCGCGGGGTTCTTTGCGAAGACCGAAGGCTCAGACCCGGCAGCTGTGGCTTTCGAAGCCATGGACAAGGCTATCAGCGAAGGGTATGACCTGCTGCTGCTCGACACGGCAGGCAGGTTGCACACCAAAACCAACCTGATGGAAGAATTAACCAAAATCCAGCGAGTCGTCGGCAAGAAGCATGAAGGTGCTCCTCACCGCAACGTGCTGGTCATCGATGCCACCACCGGGCAAAACGCCCTGTCTCAGACCAAACTGTTCAATGAGGCTGTTGGCGTAGACGAAATAATCCTGACCAAGCTGGACGGCACAGCCAAAGGCGGTGTAGTGGTGGCAGTGACTCTGCAAAACAAACTGCCGATAACCTACGTCGGCCTGGGCGAAAAGATGGAAGATCTTCGCCCGTTCAATGGCAAGGATTTTGCCAAGGCACTTCTTACATAA